Part of the Vigna angularis cultivar LongXiaoDou No.4 chromosome 1, ASM1680809v1, whole genome shotgun sequence genome, attataactgCTGATCATCTCTCTCAACTGAAAAtatgctatatattttttttaacacagTGAGAACATTCTTGTTCTATATATCAGTCACTAAATATTTTCTCTCATTCCTTAACAACGGaactataaaattcaaaatgataACCACAAACGCACGTGGAAGGGAGGGGAAGAGAACTCTCAAAATGTTAGAATTATCGATAAATTTAAGcaacaaaatgataaaaacttAATCACTAaggcaagaaaaaaaaaagccgTTTCCAACCCTTTTGACCATTGACTCATGTCATGTAATAACTATTGAAATTTTAtcgataaaaataaatctggtaaaacaaaatttatttgacaaattttattgaaagattttataatttaaattattgataaaaatatttgttaataatgaatttttcgataaaataatacataaattataatttatattacaaaaaaatatttttaacggTAATGTATTCAACggtaaattttattgataatatataattcttatTACTGAGGAATTTTTAAATGAGTGGTAAATTTCTCACAAAGTTTGATAAAActgattttgtaaattaaagGGAAATGAGTAAGAAGAAGAAGTGAAAGAGAAGGGGAAGGAGGAGAGGAGAAGCTGAAATCGGTGATGGTAGGCACAACAACTATAATGGTCGGAATTAGAAGacaaggaagagaaagaaaaaaaaaagagaaggaatCAAATGTGATGGCAGTGACAAATGTAACAGCAGTGTCGACGATGGTAGAAGGTGAGGAAGGTGAAAAAAAGAGGAGCAGAAGatgtagaagaaaaaaaaaagaaaaaaactaaatgaTGACATTTATTGATAGATAGAATTCATCAATAATTAGTGATAAATTTGCTATTTATTGATAAAACTTATTGATGACCATTTTACAAACAAGTTTTTTATCTCTATAATCTATCGATAAACTAAAATGACCGATAAACTTTTGCTATTACAACCAAATTGTCTGTCGTTGGTTAGCAATTTTGTTATAGTGCTAATTTAAAGTGTTTGAATTAAAAAGCTAAAGTTGTATATTGATGAGAAGAAAGttaagaaagggaaaataagaggaaggaaagaaataattaaagagACAGGAAGTTAAATAGTATATGAGTAGGTTTGCCAAAAAACAGCATTTGATCTGGTTTGAAGGGTTCGAGTTTTAGTTAGAAGATGATAAAAGTAGAAAAGAAGAGTTAATTAATAAAAGCTAGTGGGAGTTAATTAATCGGAGGTTATGAAGTTTGTGGGTAAGATAGAACATGTGCATTGTACTGTGAATGGTATAGATGTCTAAGATGTGTTGGCAATAGGGATGGATAGGTATTGTGTGGCAGAATGAGTGATGAATAGACGAATCTGTAGCCACTAGACAATTTCACTTGCTATGTCCAATCAAGTTATGTTTTGTGAGAGTTGAGAGTTGGGGTATCCATGCTAAACTCATAACCTATTCTGAAACTATGCACAAAAAAGGAATTCACTCAAGTACCTATCATCAATTCAACTATTGTTAGAAATCACTccatttctcttttttcttacaTTCAAATCCTACTTATACTTTAACatccattcttcttcttcttcttcttctcattaAACCATTTTCTCCTGTTGCTTAATCAACAAGACAACTTTCTTCATTTcctaataacttttttttttcttctctagttatttaaaattttaatatgcaTGATAATTCTCAGTCTGTCTAAAGATATCTTAAAATAGAGAACTGGAATTTAGcaatcatatatattaaatacattAGCAGTAAATATTTGGACATTGTTATCATATACTtgaaatttattacttttataataattatatagatACCCTACCttcttatttaaaatgatttattcaACTAACAATGtgatttttaagaatttaagatttaaagatgatatttttttctcgctgaaatgattttgaaaattttcttttctgtacaaaataaacattttttaaaagataaaagtttaactctaacaaaaaaaatctgtaAAATTTACAACTTCATATgtaatctaattatatattacgagaaagaaaaaacttcaaCATTGGTTAAGGATAAATTACATTTaacttaactttaaaatatggATAATGATTGTGATATTTTGTTGGACTTACAAAACTGAGATATccgaatatattattttcacttattttttttcctgttgGGACGTAGTCCTTCTAACATAAAGctctattttttcaattgggatgGAGCGAAATATCTATGAAGACATTCtaatacttaaatattaaatcagCAACATGTaaacacaataaatataataattaaaaaacattgtGTATTACGTAAATGGTATTTATAATATTCTACTAGATCATTACTTTGGAtgagtttaaattaattaagtctAAAATGTCTTAATACTTTATTAATGTGTGTTATTTTATCTTAACACGATAATTCTCACTTATACTTTAcatttataatcaaattaaacaaGATAAGAtgggaaaaaataaaataaataaatatatatggatGGCCCACATTAAAGAAGCACACCAGCTGTAGGAGGATAGAGAGGATGAATTGTCACATACTTTTCCATTGGGTCACCACAATGCATTGAGGTACAATACAAACATAACAGTGACAAAAAAATGTCCCCAACATTAACTAATACAACTCCAACATTAAATCAACAAATTCATTAAGGAGAGGTTTAATGGTATTCATTAAGGATTACAAAACCTTCAAAAGGGactaaaaagaataaaactttGTTGTATTGTCAGTTTGTTACAAAAGTTAATATCATCATACTCCCAAGAATGAGAATTCTTTGACGGACTTTGTGTGTAGCTGTAGCATACCTTAAATGGAAAATTAGCAATATCATGCATTAAATATACCTGcaagttcaacaaaaatttTACTTGCTACAAcaacactttttattttgtaatcatgcACTGCACcctctttttaaatttttatttaattctttcctgtgtgatttaaaaaaaaatataatttttttttgtaattaaagtaaaataaaaatattcagcAAAGTTCTAAAAGTCACTAATTCTTTTGCCAAATGAAAACTGAGCATCTGTTTCTGACTTAGAGTACATTTATTGTATACTGATCTGCGTATCACTTACGTAACTGTTTGCAAAAAAAGGTTGCTTCTTTCTTGTAACTTTAGAATTATTTGATTCACTAGCATTTTGTTAAagcataaaaaaacatatatttacttattatagtttttaattgtagaaaaagtttcaaaatttagtttatttctCAATCATCATGCTATTAATGTAAACTATTtaccaattttattaatatttagtgTTGATATGTTAGAAGTTCATTGGActttctatatataattttttattcataaaacttTAGCAaattacgtaatttaactcagACTAACAACGATATCAAAAGTTTAATTAGTTCATTCCACTCTTAGAGTACATTGTATATTAAGACACTAATCAATTCACaacatatacaaaattaaatggAACACGCAAAACATCATGTATATTGTACAAGACTGTTGTattcttaataaatttctttgtagaccttttttttacaatgaattttcaatatatatcttttacttcatagttttttttttaatttaaactgaATTATATGTAAAAACCAATGTTATTATGCTATAGATAACACAAAAATACTCATTACTGATAGACAGTCTCTAAGACTATGAGAAATTTTGCAACAGTTACAGTTGCAGCATGAAGAACTTTTAGTCATACTTGTTCACATTTTTCACTGCAAAAATTTAAAACCTCACACCAATATGTAAAAGAGTTTCCACTGACTGAATCAATGAATCATATCATGAAATATCTCTTGTGCTATGTTTGCAACTTCGCTCCACGTCCCTTTCACCCCATTAATAATCCTTTCCACCACACCCTCTCTCTCATGCCCTACTACTTCCCTCACTCGTGAATCAgttttttaaaagtgaaaaatattgttaagTTAAAGTTAATTTCATTCACCTCAAGTGATTCAacgaattagaaaaaaaaaaaaagttaataaaacaTATACATACAGATGCAGATTTTTGTGTGAGTGTATACACACTTTGTTTCATATGCATAAAccattatattataaaagaaatcttGTTTTTCACTTTATAAATACCCATCTTTGGCCAACTTGCTCTCATTTTCTGATATCTCCTGCTTGATCTGCTAAGtggaaaaaagagagaaatacacacacacaccatGCTGCTAAGGGCTTGAACCTGCTCCCCTGTCCTGAATATAacttctccattttgtttcctcaCCAGGTTAGTGAGCAAAATACTCAAACATCACCTAAAATCCCTTCTCAGTGATTCACCACTTTTTTGGGGTCAATCAAACATATTTTCCCTTGATACCAAGATTTGGCAACACAACTATAGCTAGATTGTGAACTGTTATCATTACAAGCAAAGGAAAGTTTGAAGCtaaatatgtacatatatatagcTAATGATTTAAAAGTTGGGTTGAGGCCTTTAGGGGTGCTTCCATTTCTTGTTTTAACACTTTAGATTCTTCCTAACCACACACAAATAGCTGAAAAAGATCAAAGTTTACTTAGTATTTTCTGAAGGTTGTCTTTTTTACGAGGACAATCAGTAAGATGATGATGTTTTACTTGATTCAGCTTCCAGTCATGGCTTTTCCAAACCAATCCATGTCATCGGTTTCTCCCGAGAGAAAGATGGGAAGGGGGAAGATTgagatcaagaggattgagaaCACCACCAGTCGACAAGTTACCTTCTGCAAGCGCAGAAATGGCTTGCTCAAGAAGGCATATGAGTTATCTGTGCTTTGTGATGCAGAGGTTGCTCTCATAGTCTTTTCAAACCGTGGCCGCCTCTATGAATATGCTAATAACAGgttttgcttcttctttgtTTTCCATCTCTTCATTAATTCATACCTTGGGCTATTTCAAGCTTTATTTATGTTCTTACCAATTTTTTTCCTTCAGTTTTTGCTGCTTCTTTTGGGaatgttaaatttataattttgccTTTGCTAAACAATCTTTTGAAGCATTTTGTGATGAAGAAGCTAGGGTAgagttaatttttcttcttttcttcttcgtctGTCTGATTTCTGTAACCAAGGTTCACTTGTCTTTGTTTATTTTGGCCTTTTTCCTTCTATGAGCTTTTAAGCTCATTCTccttctctattttttttttctgttatgaCACTTATATTCCCAGTTCTTGATTTGGTGGGCACACAGATCTGGTGTAATAGATTGATATAGAAGCACTATGGTTGTTAACTTGTTGCAAGAGGAAAGGATTTGGGGATGCTATGAAGGTCTGTGATATCAGCCAATCCCTAAAACTAGTCCTCTTCAactttttgtttcctttttctcctTCTATCACTTCCACtcctcctttctctctctctttctttacCCATCTAACAGCTAAAGCTGTCATGTTTCCATTAGCCTAAGTCCAAACACCTTGGCACTTCcttaataataaacaaaaagaaaatatcacaTTACAGTCTcaacaaattaattatcaaCGACTCAAAGACTTCAACTGAAATAAATAAGCgagtaaatataaattaaaatagctaTTTTTCAATCCATTACAACAAAATCTTCTCAGAAACATTGGGATTTGACACCCCTTGCAAGATCTCAGTCTGGGTTAAAAGTAACCctagaaattagggttttattacTGACCGAAACATAGTTTAGCGTAACTAAGCATAGGGGAAGggaaaagaaacaaagaaactGTTTTGGCATCTCAGCAAGACAAAAACGTGAAAACAGTCAAAGTTAATCGCACAACATTTATTTCTCGCTGATTTGTTTTAGGAAATGAAGTTTTGGTAACTATGGTTAGGGCTTTTCAAGGAATAAGGAGGGGCTAGAGTAGGATTTGTTTGTCTTTGTAGAAAGAATCTTTGGACACGTCACACGGGATTTTTGAGTTCTCGACTTTTGACAGAAGGTTTTAACTAAGTCATACTTGGAAGTTGGAATTGGTATATCTTTAACTCGTGCATCTGATAACCCTAAAGTTGGATCTTCTACAACTGGGAAACTCTCTCCTCAGCCTAGAGTAAAAATTCTTTTACATAGCTTTGAAACAGCAAAAGACAATTGAAGAGAGTGATGAAACAATGAGCGTCCGAACTGGCTCGTCATAATTTCACTGGTAGCTGTTGGAGCCTTTGCATTTGCTCAAGATCTTACACTTGCATATTTGTGAAAGTTGTAGactgagaaagaaaaagaaagagaagggtTTTCTTGGCTTAATGAGAGAGAGTGTGTAAGTGAGGTAAATGGGGGCAGAGACAACGTACGACAATTTGAGATAGCCAATGAGAGACTTCTGAGCATTTTGGCTTCTTCCATGCAATTTGAAGCGTACAATTACTGCTCCTGCTTCCTGATAATTGCAGTAGCTGAAATGAACGGCTGTGATGGACACACACTTTCACACAGAAAAAActcagaaaagaaaattcatactttataacaTGATACACTGTACCATATGACTTTAAAAGCTAGCACCAAAAATTACATGGTTATTactatagtttttttaaattcgTAGAGTTGTGTTCTTTAGCTATATCGTGggtcaaatgaaaaaaatggatttttttaatAGAGATAAAACGTATTTCACTGTTTTGTGTATACATCAAGGAGTATCCATGATTGGAAAATATTCTTAATGCTAACATGGGAAAACAAATTAGAAGGTTAGAATCGAGGTGGGCAATGGGGTGTGGCTGAGAGCATTATCCACTGTGAGATGGGTTTCCTTTAAGTTGCAGAGAAAAACTATGTCTAGAAGTGGTTGAACCAATCATATTGTGGGAACCTGTGCCACCGTGGCAGCAGCACCCAATCATGGCTCGAGGATATTAAGGTATCATCAGTTCATTGAAAACTGGAAAGCTTCTGTTTCttgttattttaagattttatttttatcacatCCAATCAGACTTTGACAAGGAGATTTCTGAGAAATAGATAATCTGATTTTGCTTTTTGTTGCCTTCAAGGTTCAGTCGACTGAACCAGTTGGATGATTTGACATTCATCCATTGCCAAACTCTATGGTTAATCTCCAACTGATCCAAcacacttttccttttcccttttcTGTTCTTTTATGTGTGCACAAAGTAAGAAACATACGTGTACATTTATAATCTTGTAACATGAAAGTTTGTGAATGTATAtaagatttttgtttttcataacgAGGTCATAATCTTGCAGAATATTAAATTGTAAGTGATCTTATTGCTATGATGAAAACCCTTTTGTTCATTAGATGgcattttcatataaattgtAAGTGTTCTTATTGTTATCATAGTGTCAAAGCTTCAATTGAGAGATACAAGAAAGCAAGTTCAGATTCATCTAACGGTGGATCTGCTTCTGAGGCTAATGCTCAGGTATTATTAATTCCTGCTATAAACTTTTTCAAGAGAGCTATAAACTAAATCCCTCAGCTTTATTTGAACCTAATTATCGAAGCATAAACATCAAACATCTTgcagaatttttttttgaatgaaattgaaatgaGTAAACTAACTTTTCTAACcattatttcataatttcaGTTTTACCAGCAAGAAGCTGCCAAACTGCGAGTTCAAATCAGCAATCTGCAGAATCACAATAGGCAAGTTGGATATTCATTATGTATTAAGATTACGATACTAGAAAAGTTTCACTGCTATAAAACAATATGAACATATCTTAAgtattttaatgaatattttatttacaattagTGTTGTTCAAATATGGTAATAATGTTTTGAATTGCAGGCAAATGATGGGTGAGGCTTTGAGCGATATGGATGCCAAGGATCTCAAAAACCTAGAGACTAAATTAGAAAAAGGAATTAGCAGAATTCGATCAAAGAAGGTATTTCTGTAACAAGAAGTTTCTTTCTATACATccttttaaagaataaaatataatctatATTTAGCTTGTTAGTGTGGTGTTCTAATTttgtcttcttttcttttttgtgatACTTTCCAAACACGTACGTCAGAATGAGCTGCTATTTGCAGAAATTGAGTACATGCAAAAGAGGGTAAATGTTTTCCTTACTCTTCAAATTTTTAAGGTCATTTTTTTGCATTATTTGTCTTTTTCTGCAATATGTCATTGGTTTTGAAAGGTGAATACTATATTAGTTTGTGATTTCATTCTAATTGCCTCCACATTAAAACTGAGTGTGTGATTATAATGTATAGGTTTAGCCCAGTCACCTCAGATAGGTTTCACAAATATCTGAATTATTGGGTCTTTTCAGATGTTTTGCATCTGTTTATTTGTCAGTTTCCTTTCAATTTGGTCAATTTTGGAGGTTTCCTAAACTAGTCCTTTGTGGAATAGGCTATGAACTTTGAACATTCATAAAACacattaatatagaaataacgttattatatcatatgaactaGAAGTTCGTATGTACAGCAGTAATCTTTGACCACTGTTGAATTTATGTCTGTCATTtctatgtgattttttttaggttttggATTGCAGTTTGGACAATTTCTGTAATGAAAGTTTGGCTGACACTATTTTTTCCTTCTATTCCTGTTGTTCCTTAATTGTTCAAATTCATATATACGTGcctgtaatttatttttttgggaGGGGGTAACAAAATTTCTTCTATAATGGATTTCAAAGCATATAAGGTAACTAAAATGTGCGTTACAGGAGACAGACTTGCACAATAACAACCAGCTTCTTAGAGCAAAGGTTTGTCACATGGCACTCTATGGTTAATTTTTACtctttcttatgttttttttaagaaaaattattcatgTATACCAAAATGGTTTAACACTTATTAGGAAGAGAAATTCCAAATGAACTCTCCACAACTACCTCAGAAGATACCATGTAATAAGTGGTATTAGGGGCTTGTTAGCAAATTTAgtttcagaagaaaaaaaatgttgttactTCTCTTTGTACTCAGTTTCTTAAAATAAGAAGCTAGAGACTGTTTTGGAGATCAAGGATTATTATAAAGAAACACTCTAGTgtaacaatattataattttatttaagtaatttcTCTTTTTTGAAAATCAATATCACGTACTAGTTTATTATgcaaaaacttaaatttattccACATCAAATCCCTCCGAGATACAGAAGCAATATCAGAATGACAAAAACACATGCAACCTTTTTGTGTTAAAAACCGACATGCTTTCAAGCCTTGTTAGGAATATCCTACTAACAAGAAGTACTAAAATTTTGCAGATCTTCACTTCTaggaatattttttatagtacTAAGCAAACACTAACAATTATCATTCTAAACTTGATCTGCAATAATATAAAGTTggtatttttttcaatattagaAACACTAACAatgttagaaaaataatatctgTCTGTCAGCCCAAAACTTAATCTGTTCTTGACAATTAATAGTAGTATACATGAATATTTATAGACCTCATTTCATTCACAcgattattttataaaatgttatattatagATTTGTCCTCCTATCttatgtttttctatgttgTTCTAAAAATTGTACTAAAGTTTAATACTTATATATTAGGTGTTTCTGTATTATTTTGCATTAcattttaatagaatatttagtATAGTGAAAATATAATGTGTTTGTGATTATTTTTTGGTTTGAGAGTGTAGATGGCAGAAAGGGAAAGGAGTGAGCATAATGTTAACGTGTTGTCTGGAAGCACAAGCTACGAATCAATGCAATCTCAGTTTGATTCTCGTGGCTTCTTCCAAGTCACTGGATTACAACCCAATAATAACCAGTATGCTGGACAAGACCACATGTCCCTCCAATTTGTGTAAGCTTTCTCTCTTGCAATACCAACATGATTCACTATATAACCTTTTCATAAATCACATATGGTTTATAAAAAAACTCTCAAAAATATTTATCCAAACATACTCAAAATAATAAATCTGATGGCTTTACACAGTCTTATATCAGGTCCAAATATACAAGAAATGAAAACCCTAAATCTAATTACTGTTCCTTTATCTTGTGCAGTTGAAGAGTTTAAGGTTGAGAAGGATAAAGACTAAGATTTAGTATTGTTATTCGGTATGATCTGTAGGAATGGTGATGCCTAGGGAATATGCAGAACTGAAGAGgtgaaattaatttaagtatTCCCCTAATATGTTGTGACTTTGTAGACTTTAATAAGGTACCCTACTATAACCATGTGAAAGGTTCTATGGACTGTTAGTGTGTATACTGATACTCTGAATACAGAGATTGAACCATGGCATATTTGTCAACTTTTGTTAATTTTCCATTCAAATAGTCTTtcttatatatctttttcaCATTTCACTTACTATGATTTCAAGGTCTTTTACATGCAattgttcttctttcttttcaattatttttgttttcttaaatgtaaacatatctttttattttgtttcttttaagaATTCGattaatggatttttttttacattttaaagttttctaaatttttatataatcatatttttttagtttgatttatttattttgataatatatttttcttataatattttatatgctaaaataatattttaatgtattcattagtaatataaaaaaaatgtaaaatttttttgaataatttttattattaaatttatatctgATTCTTACTTGTtagtatttaatataataataataatataaatagataaaattatttaaaataataatagtaataaaatcgcataaaatttaataataaaacttatttaaaaattacataaaattaaaaatatttaaagggaAGCTATGACATGGCAAGAAAcataaaagttaatgtgaaagTTATAGTAAACAACAAAATACAACAATAAAAAGTAAGCTTTTGTACTagaataaaaatctaaaaaaaaatatgggtTTTGAGGGTAATAGCAAAGAACTCAAATCTTGATCATTTCAAATCTGTCATTAATAACTCAATCAGAATTATTGGATTTCGAAGCTTTCTTGGACTTCAAGGACTTTAACTTCTCTTGACTCTCTATAATAGACTTAAAGACCTATTGAACTTCGACACAGACTCCTTCAACCTCTCTTCCTTCAACCTATGTGGGGAGCTTTTTCGAACTCCAATTAATAACCATAGACCGTTCGGTTTGGGAGTTTGTAAACCTACTTCATACTCTGTAATGCTTGTAAATGCACAATATGTCAATTTTGTATGCCAGTTTTCTTGTGGAATGTCACAATTCGAAGATTCGTAGGTTTGCGGAGTCTTCTTTTTCTAAAACAGGCtcttaaagtttttaaaattgatataatgatgtacaatttgattatatatatatatatatatatatatatatttattttaataatatatttttctctaaaacAACATTTTAATGCCTTcattagtaatataaaaaaaatgtaaaatttatttaaaaaaattttattattaaatttatacagATTCTTCcttattagtatttaaaataataataatattatgaatagataaaattatttaaaataataatagtaataaaatcgcataaaatttaataataaaacttatttaaaaattacataaaattaaaaatatttaaaaattttagtaatcaaattattgaaataaatatttttaaaatatacaaaaaatatcaacatttaatgttattaaaataaatatcttaaactacacaaaattatataaaagttagtaaaattcattaaactaaattgttaaaaataatttaaaataaaaatatgtttatttacaacctaaaaaacaatttaaaaaaaacgaaaaaaaaaagtggttaAAGGTtgataaaatttagttatagTTCTAAAT contains:
- the LOC108319296 gene encoding floral homeotic protein AGAMOUS isoform X1; translation: MAFPNQSMSSVSPERKMGRGKIEIKRIENTTSRQVTFCKRRNGLLKKAYELSVLCDAEVALIVFSNRGRLYEYANNSVKASIERYKKASSDSSNGGSASEANAQFYQQEAAKLRVQISNLQNHNRQMMGEALSDMDAKDLKNLETKLEKGISRIRSKKNELLFAEIEYMQKRETDLHNNNQLLRAKMAERERSEHNVNVLSGSTSYESMQSQFDSRGFFQVTGLQPNNNQYAGQDHMSLQFV
- the LOC108319296 gene encoding floral homeotic protein AGAMOUS isoform X2; its protein translation is MAFPNQSMSSVSPERKMGRGKIEIKRIENTTSRQVTFCKRRNGLLKKAYELSVLCDAEVALIVFSNRGRLYEYANNSVKASIERYKKASSDSSNGGSASEANAQFYQQEAAKLRVQISNLQNHNRQMMGEALSDMDAKDLKNLETKLEKGISRIRSKKNELLFAEIEYMQKRMAERERSEHNVNVLSGSTSYESMQSQFDSRGFFQVTGLQPNNNQYAGQDHMSLQFV